One Terriglobales bacterium DNA window includes the following coding sequences:
- a CDS encoding IclR family transcriptional regulator, whose product MSKETPATAVQRALAMLEGVGHQGGGMTNAEISRHLRIPKSSASYILRTLEHAGYLRRDRETGKYRLGLKVLSLSHATLAGLDLRELALPILRHLAGQTGLSAHLAILDHAEAVYIQKAEAAGFIKMDTWVGKRVDIHTTSVGKALVAFLPEEELEALLRGRHLPRRTPRSITSHARLHREFERVRAQGYAVDEEENSLGVRCVAAPVFDSSGQVEASVGVSGATSELTRAGLPRIASLVREAARRISRELGYRPRIRP is encoded by the coding sequence ATGTCGAAGGAAACTCCCGCCACCGCCGTCCAGCGCGCTCTGGCCATGCTCGAAGGTGTGGGCCACCAAGGTGGGGGCATGACCAACGCCGAGATTAGCCGGCACCTGCGGATCCCCAAGAGTTCTGCCAGCTACATCCTGCGGACTCTGGAACATGCCGGGTACCTGCGCCGCGATCGCGAAACCGGGAAGTACCGCTTAGGCCTCAAGGTGCTCAGTCTCAGTCATGCCACGCTGGCGGGCCTGGACCTTCGCGAACTGGCGCTGCCCATCCTGCGCCACTTGGCAGGGCAGACCGGCTTGAGTGCCCACCTGGCTATTCTCGACCACGCGGAGGCCGTCTACATCCAGAAAGCGGAGGCGGCCGGCTTCATCAAGATGGACACCTGGGTGGGCAAGCGAGTCGATATTCACACCACCAGCGTTGGCAAGGCCCTGGTGGCCTTTTTGCCGGAAGAGGAATTGGAGGCGTTGCTGCGTGGTCGCCACCTTCCTCGGAGGACGCCTCGCAGCATCACCTCGCATGCCCGCCTTCACCGCGAGTTCGAGCGTGTCCGTGCCCAGGGCTACGCGGTGGACGAGGAGGAGAACAGTCTGGGTGTGCGTTGTGTGGCCGCCCCGGTGTTCGACAGCTCCGGCCAGGTCGAGGCCAGCGTGGGTGTCAGCGGCGCCACCAGTGAATTGACCCGCGCCGGCCTGCCTCGCATCGCCAGCTTGGTGCGCGAGGCTGCCCGCCGTATTTCCCGCGAACTCGGCTATCGTCCGCGCATCCGGCCCTAA